AGCAATTGCTGCGGTTCAAAGGGTTTGACGATGTAATCGGTTGCTCCTTGGCGCTTGGCCCAATGCTCATCAAAGGGTTCTCCCTTGGACGAACACACGAGAATCGGGACGTTGACGGTTGCCGCCTCCGGTTTGCGCAATTGCCGGATGAGTTCGTAGCCGTTCATGACCGGCATCACCACGTCCGTAATCACTAGATGGGGCACCGCCTGTTTTACGCACTCTAGGGCTTCGCTGCCGTTGCTGGCGGCCATGA
Above is a window of Gloeomargarita sp. SKYB120 DNA encoding:
- a CDS encoding response regulator — its product is MHRILVVEDSAPQREMIVSLLKDKGMTVMAASNGSEALECVKQAVPHLVITDVVMPVMNGYELIRQLRKPEAATVNVPILVCSSKGEPFDEHWAKRQGATDYIVKPFEPQQLLAKVMALLQAQ